The genomic region AGAAATAAATATAATAAGTACCATATAGAATTGAAAATACTCGCAAGTCTTCAAGATGCATGATGTCTTTAAAGTGCATTGGCAGTACACCATAGCAGGAGTATAAAAATATGGGCAAGATACCTTTGGAAGGAGAAAATGCAACCTCAAGGGATCCATCATTGGATTGCAATACTTCATCGAAAGTTCTTGCAGTACCTGCTCCAACAACTGCTATTCGCACCTTAGGACTTCCAGCAGCCCTGGTATTGAGTTATCGGGTAATGTCAAATATGGTAGTCTAGTCGTAGACGACGTTTGATTTGTTCTGGTGTCATGCAGCAACGATTTAATTGCACAAATGAAGTTCAGAAAAAATAACTTTGGCCGTGTAAAATGCATAATCTACTTTGTTTCACAGAGAGCGCACGGACCTGCGCTGCCACAAGCCCGCAACCTATGTGGAATGAATCTTGAAACGACATATTTGCATGGCAACACTGGGCACAATAACTGCAATATGTTTGAATCTTACTTCCATCCCTCAAGGAACACCACAGCTGCCTCAGGAGAAGTTACAGTAATCCAGTCAAAATGTTCATCTGCAAATACATACATAATAGCAAAGTGACTAAACCCTGCAGTTGCAAGTTTTGCAAAGCAGTGTAAAGAAGATAAACTGAACTACATACCCCGCAAGACAGCTGAAAGCCTATCTGCATCAGGCCCTTCGACGTGCTGAATAAGAGGAAGCTCCAGAGAGCGCACATTATGCTTCTCCTGCACAGCCCAATTACAAAACTGATGTGATTAACTCCCCAAGGTCTGACCGAGTTCATCAGCCCCCAGTTCAGAGATGTAAAATCAGCTCGGAAAATCGCCTCTCCACAGCCGAGCATATAAAACCGTCCCCTCTAAAATTCACCAACATCGGCTCAGGGTATCACAGAGAAGACGAGGAGGGGCATCCCCGACGCTCCCTGAAAGCCCGCCGCGCTCGATCCAGGAGGACAATGAGAGAGCTGCCCGCTGTGGGAGGGAACTTACTAGCGCGGCGACGAGCTTGGCGTTCTTGCCTTGCTCGCGGGTGACCACGACGTCGGGCGAGGGGGGCGAGTGGGCGGCGAGACCCCTCCCGGGCGCGCCGGCCCGGGAAGCTCCGGCGGGGCGGTGGGCTCGGCGGAAGGCTCCGGGGCCGGGAGGTGGGGCCAAGGGGATGGGAGCGGCCGAGGAATGGAAGGCCATGGGGAGGCGAAGGCCGATCCCGCGGCATGCGTTGCGGAGACGAGCCGACACGCTCTGGACTCGGTGGTTGTGGGCGGGCCCCTACGTTGGACTGGATCTGGGCTGAGTGACTGCCGAACGGACGGCCTTTGTCCCGTGGTGGGCAATTTATGGGCCTAAGTACTAGTGATATGATCCTGGCCGAAAGTATTCACTAGATGAACCacagagcaactaattaacgagcgcttctTTGAAAGCCTCTTCAAGGATTAGTTGAGGTGGGTTGAGACGCACACTCAGTATGCTTCCTTCGATTGTCGTTTTTATTTCGCACATGTTTTCAGTTTTTTAgttgtttttttggttttttcggCATTTCAGTTTTTCAACGGTCTTTTCTAGCTTTTGGAGCAAAAAATTTGCGTTTTTTTCACTGGTGCCACGAATTTGCTTCTGCGATGTGCCtctcgaaaaaagaaaaaaaaacatgttttgtttttttcctttggcgagcgtgcctctcggaaacgaaaaaaacatgttTCTTTTTTTTCGCACAAGAGGCACGGGTTTACTTCTCCTGAAGGCACGAacttgcttccgtgagaggcacagtgCCTCTTTTAGAAAAGGAAACAATGTGCTTCCGGTTCGGTTTTTACGTTCGGTTTttaagtttgtcaaaacctataatatgggatctagtttcaaagatcccAACGCgaagaatccaacggtgaaaatggtCCGAGATTCAAATGAACAACTTAAGAgataaaacgatttgaataaacgaatctaggaaaaaaagaaaaatttccagGTTACAACAAGTGGCGCGCATGCAGTGTGCACACCTGTCGCAACCTAGGAGGTGGAAGTGACCTTTGTAAAGAGTGCTCCTCAATTCGTGATTTCAGATGAGCTAACCCGTGAGTTGTGGATGCGCTTTTTCGCGTCGTAGCCAATTTATGGGCCTAGTTGTGATAAGATTTTGACCGTATATCTCGCTTACAGAGAGGGTATCTTCCGTCTCGCTGAAGATTTTCTGACCATGTAGAGTATTGGGCCCGCTTGTTCGATGATAATAACGTACGTTGCGTTTTTCTTTGCTcaaaaaagatttttttttctttttttatttactcATGGGTTTCTTTGGGGTTTTTAGTATTCCTTTTTCATCGTTTTTCTTTCAATTATTACCAGTTTTTACCAGTTTTTATTTTAATTTATTTCTTTAGTTTTTTGTgctctttctctcttatctttggGGTTTTCTTGTTTTATGTTTCCTTTTCTTTAATTGGCATggctttcttattttctttttatttttatatttggcTTTATTTTTGTTGCTTCACTATTTTTTCTTTCTTCATTTGTTATGCTTCGGGTTtttttccttgattttcttcacttTCTCGATTTGATCATTTTTTCATCAACAAATGTCTAATTTTATTTTAGTTATCATTCCATTTTTTCCATATATGTCaataacatttttctaatacatatttaacattttcaaaatatAAATTTAacattttaatacatggtcaacattttttctatacatagtTTTACATTTTCAaaatacaaatttaacattttaatacatggtcaacattttttctatacatagtTTTACATTtatcaaatacaagattaacattttttaatacatggtcaacgttTTCTCTATACAGATTTTAAACATTTTCAGATTCTTGTTTGAAAACTTTCTAGTACAACAGTAACATTATTTAATACATGGCTAGGATTTTTAATATAGACATTTAACATATTACAAATGctcgattaacatttttcaaatgcaagatTAACATTTATTTAATATATGGTCCAcattttctatatacatttaactttttcaaatacaagtttaacatttttttacTATAGTAAAATCttaatatgttttgaatacacgatcAATACTTTTTCTATATACATTAACCATTTTCTAAATGCTTGATTAATTtgtttcaaatacaagtttaacattttttaaatacaatacaagattaatattttaTGAAtatatggtcaatattttttcaatatacatttgaatttttaaaatgcttgatgaatattttcaaatacttgtttaacattttttttgaaaatgcttgattaacattttctaaatacatgactAAAAATCTTGACACCCAGtgcatattttttgtatacatgagaaacatttttctCTATGCACAtttgacatttttttcaaatgcttggttaacatattttttcaaatgtaaagtttttttgtaatatatttgtTTAGAATATTATAAACAAaagtagaaaaagaaaaagaataaaatcaAAAAAAGAAACGAGGCCATGGCCTCCTGCGCGCTTGGGCCGGCCCATCTGGTTCCCCTACCAATAAACCAACACGTGAGTTGCTAAATCACTAGTTAAGGATGGCCTTTGTCAGGTGGTGGGATATTTATGTGTATAGTTGTGATATGATCCTGACCTGGGGCGCGTAGTCAACCCCAATGAACCGACATGTGTGTTGCAAAATCACTAGTAAAGAGTTATCCTGTGCAAAGGTCATTTTCACCATCTCAAGCGCTAATAAGTGGCACATTGCATATGCGTCacttagggctggaaaaaaagctcgaagctcgcgagctaaacgagtagctcgtgactcggcttgaatcgactcgaactcgaagaataacgagccgagccgagttttagtttaagatcgtttaaaTACCAAGTTAAACGAGCCGATCTCATAAATACTCGGGTAACTCGTTAAGCTCGATAAAAAAATCAATGTTTTTTAGGGATAGTAAAATACAACCTCTAAACACCTTGCGTCCCAACACAAGGCCCAGCCACTCAAGGCCGAGCCACACAGGGGACTCACACGTACAAGACCACATATGCACATGTTAAATTCTTAGTTAATCTTTTTATCGTATTTGTAAGTTCtaatgttcatatctttaacgagcttaacaagctaaacgagccagctcgcgagttatacgagtcgagccaatcttgaatTTGAGcacgttatagtaacgagtcgagtcgagctagctcattaatgaaacgagctttagcgagtcgagtcgagctggctcgactcggcttgAATTCCACGCCtagcgccacttgtcgcaactagGTAATTTTCCTTTTTTCCcatagattcatctattcaaaatgttttatctcttaaatcatgCGTCCAAATTCCAAACCGTTTTCATCATTGGGTTTTTCGcgtcgagatcttcgaaactagataccATATTAATAGGTTTGAATGAACTTTTTTTTTACGAAAAAACCGAAAGTAAAAACCAGAGCCAGAAGCACTTTTTATTTACCTTTTTCCTTTTCGATAAGCACTCGCAGAAGCAAATCAGTGCCTTCATGAGAAGCAAATTTATGCAAACGTGTAAGCACAATCCACCCCCCCGCCTTTCCGAGATTTTGTGAAAGCAAATCTttgcctccacgagaagcaaatttgTTCTTCTCGTGGAAGCACAATTTTCTCTTTCCAAGAAGCACAACTGTGTTTCTCATAAAAGCAAATCTGTGCTTTcatgagaagcaaatatgtgcttcttgTGGAAGCATACTTTTTGTACAAGGCACAGTTGTGCTTCTCACGGAAGCAAATATTTGTTTTCacaagaagcaaatatgtgcttcttaTTGAAGcgtagattttcttttcttttctgagtTGTGCTTCTCGCGAAAATAAACGTGTGCCTCCAtgggaagcaaatatgtgcttctcaTAGAAGCATAAATTGTTTTTCCGTGCCAAAAAAAATCCGTGACTTTTTCTTCAAAAACCTAGGGAAAACCAGGTGAAAACCGAAAAGTCAGAAAACCTAAAAAGTACCATCTAATACCGAAAAACGCGTATGGAGAAACAAAACAAATGAAATCCAAAGGGGCGCCCAGCATGCAACATGTGACGGCGGTAGACGCGGCACTTTGCGTGCTCCCAGCACACCCGAAGTGACCCTTTAAGGTCCCCCGCAAGGGGTAACCTCCAGTTAGTTGCTCTCCGTGAGTTGCTACGAAAATTGGTTACAATATATTTCGATTGGATTTTTGTTATCAGGAATTTGGATATGAGAATTAAAACTAAAAATTACTCTAAACTACAAAAACTAAAAAGACATATGATTTGTTTTATTTGATTATTATATAGTTACAAAATATTTATACAATGAATGTAGCATTTTGCATGCATGCTGGGAGAAGTAGAAGTAGAAGgattgatgatgtggcaaagatGGTGAGTTGTAATATATGCATGTTGAGAAATAATATAACTACTCCTTCTGTAAGCTAACGACTACAAATTCTTATCCAAACTACAAATTCTTATCTTCAAAACTAGATATCCTCTAACATGTCGTTGTAGAACTTCTTTGATGTCATTTTTCTACTAAATATGCTTTCTCTGACGACGGTAGCACACACAACGCCCAAAACTTGCCTTAACTAATTGTCCCTTTCAATTAAGAtctactccctccgccccataatataagagcgtttgaaaacgctcttatattatggggcggagggagtatgaACTAATTTGTGTTTgttatttttccttttttacatAACACTCCCCCAAAAATATGCATACAAATAAGTGTGAAAAATAAAAGAACTGACAGAAAACAAACTCCACCCAAAAGATTAGGAAAACTAAACTTTGTGGAGAGTACTCAGGTGGTCAAATCAAAACGGAAATCGTAAAAGAAACAAACATTTTATTGTAAAAGGAAATCGTGTGAAAAAACACAGCAATTACAAATCATTGAAACAAGCTAATACCATGTTATGATTTTTAATCATTGTAGCCAGCAGCATTTATCAGATTTGCCACACAGGCAAGTCAACCAATGTCTTCATGTCATGGGGAGCTGCTGTACCTATCAAATGAAGAACATACTTGGACCAACATAGCAACCTGAAAACAATTCTTTCCAATTGAAATCGACTACACGGTGGGAGAGAATACTAATAATCAAATGAGCACCACACGTAATTATGTcttatgatgcaactaaacaacTCTACAGCCATCAAAATCAGATTAACAGTCAAGCCCACGATTTCATTTACTCCTCTTTTGAGGGAAAAAATCTCTATGACAGCCAGCACACGCTTATGAAGCATGAAATTCATATATTACATGAAAAGGCATTGCAAAACAGAAACTCCTGCAATAATAGCGCCATCTGGCCGCTATACTACGGTCGTatttggttcggctgtggatttctaaaagcagtTGTGAAAAATCTGCTGTGAAAAATCTGATGTGcaaaagatgtaggtcatttggcaaaccagttGATACATCTTTTTCAGATTTTGGTCCGCggcggaatcagattttggaaagtATGTTTtgggctgcttccgcttttggtttagATTTTGACAGCGAATTTCTGAAATCGGATTTtgctgggttcgccctttggtttAGATTCTGCTGCACGACAGCGAAATCCGTCGATAAAAGGTGAACCAAACAGCTAGTACAAGACCATAAATCT from Triticum aestivum cultivar Chinese Spring chromosome 4A, IWGSC CS RefSeq v2.1, whole genome shotgun sequence harbors:
- the LOC123084682 gene encoding uroporphyrinogen-III synthase, chloroplastic, whose product is MAFHSSAAPIPLAPPPGPGAFRRAHRPAGASRAGAPGRGLAAHSPPSPDVVVTREQGKNAKLVAALEKHNVRSLELPLIQHVEGPDADRLSAVLRDEHFDWITVTSPEAAVVFLEGWKAAGSPKVRIAVVGAGTARTFDEVLQSNDGSLEVAFSPSKALGKVLASELPRTSETACKVLYPASAKAGHEIQNGLSARGFEVTRLNTYSTVPVHDVDPQILKLALSAPVVAVASPSALRAWLNLMSRVDNWSSSVACIGETTASAAKKLGLESVYYPATPGLEGWVESILEALGAHKQSSK